One genomic segment of Odocoileus virginianus isolate 20LAN1187 ecotype Illinois chromosome X, Ovbor_1.2, whole genome shotgun sequence includes these proteins:
- the LOC110125970 gene encoding splicing factor U2AF 35 kDa subunit-like, whose product MAEYLASIFGTEKDKVNCSFYFKIGACRHEARCSRLHNKPTFSQTIALLNIYRNPQNSSQSADGLRCAVSDVEMQEHYDEFFEEVFTEMEEKYGEVEEMNVCDNLGDHLVGNVYVKFRREEDAEKAVIDLNNRWFNGQPIHAELSPVTDFREACCRQYEMGECTRGGFCNFMHLKPISRELRRELYGRRRKKHRSRSRSRERRSRSRDRGRGGGGGGGGGRERDRRRSRDRERSGRF is encoded by the coding sequence ATGGCGGAGTACTTGGCCTCCATCTTCGGCACCGAGAAAGACAAAGTCaactgttcattttatttcaaaattggaGCATGTCGTCATGAAGCCAGATGCTCTCGGTTGCACAATAAACCGACCTTTAGCCAGACCATTGCCCTCTTGAACATTTACCGTAACCCTCAAAACTCTTCCCAGTCTGCTGACGGTTTGCGCTGCGCTGTCAGCGATGTCGAGATGCAAGAACATTATGATGAGTTCTTTGAGGAGGTTTTCACAGAAATGGAGGAGAAGTATGGGGAGGTGGAGGAGATGAACGTCTGTGACAACCTCGGAGACCACCTCGTGGGGAACGTGTATGTCAAGTTTCGCCGTGAAGAAGACGCGGAAAAGGCTGTGATTGACTTGAACAACCGCTGGTTTAATGGCCAGCCAATCCACGCCGAGCTCTCCCCCGTGACCGACTTCAGAGAAGCCTGCTGCCGCCAGTACGAGATGGGGGAGTGCACGCGGGGCGGCTTCTGCAACTTCATGCACCTGAAGCCCATCTCCCGGGAGCTGCGACGGGAGCTGTATGGGCGCCGGCGCAAGAAGCATAGATCGCGGTCCCGCTCCCGGGAGCGTCGCTCTCGGTCCCGAGACCGCGGTCGCGGCGGCGGAGGTGGCGGTGGCGGAGGACGGGAGCGCGACAGGAGGCGGTCGAGAGACCGGGAGCGGTCTGGGAGATTCTGA